The proteins below are encoded in one region of Streptomyces sp. NBC_00490:
- a CDS encoding ANTAR domain-containing protein encodes MRSDNRSARIQALVATQAVRRGGRVGVVDVCTAAVAALPVGGAGLSAMSRTTASHPLCSTDDISEQLEELQLTLGEGPCVDAFTHGSVVLTPDLLTGALQDRWTVFADAALEAGARAVFALPLQMGAIRPGVLDLYADVPTVLDAEELADALAFADLATLLLLDARIEETGAPTGGAPADREFEDLGAYRAEIDQATGILTVQLGVGLDEAFVRLRAHAFMQGRRLADVAADVVAHRLRFSPDTEPGPVDEEP; translated from the coding sequence ATGAGGTCCGACAACCGCTCGGCGCGGATTCAGGCACTGGTCGCCACGCAGGCGGTGCGACGCGGTGGCCGGGTCGGCGTGGTGGACGTGTGCACCGCGGCCGTCGCCGCGCTCCCGGTCGGCGGGGCCGGACTGTCGGCGATGTCCCGGACCACGGCGAGTCATCCGCTGTGCAGCACCGACGACATCAGCGAACAACTGGAGGAGCTGCAGCTCACGCTGGGCGAGGGGCCCTGCGTGGACGCCTTCACCCACGGCTCGGTCGTCCTGACGCCCGATCTGCTGACCGGTGCGCTGCAGGACCGCTGGACTGTGTTCGCGGATGCGGCCCTGGAGGCCGGGGCGCGCGCCGTCTTCGCGCTCCCCCTGCAGATGGGGGCGATCCGCCCTGGAGTCCTGGATCTGTACGCCGACGTGCCGACCGTGCTGGACGCCGAGGAACTGGCCGACGCACTCGCCTTCGCCGATCTCGCAACGCTGCTGCTGCTCGACGCGCGGATCGAGGAGACGGGCGCGCCGACTGGCGGGGCACCGGCAGATCGCGAGTTCGAGGACCTGGGCGCGTACCGGGCGGAGATCGACCAGGCGACCGGCATCCTCACCGTCCAGCTCGGCGTCGGCCTCGACGAGGCCTTCGTCCGACTGCGCGCCCACGCCTTCATGCAGGGACGCCGACTCGCCGACGTGGCAGCCGACGTCGTGGCCCACCGGCTCCGCTTCTCCCCGGACACGGAGCCCGGACCGGTCGACGAGGAGCCCTGA
- a CDS encoding ANTAR domain-containing protein, with translation MQRTTVIQQERWDLRAKATWGNAPAGQDVVALRAENDQLRRALASRAVIDQARGMVMILTPCHRGAARKLLVDVSRQCDTRLPEVAAALIAAWEGKPLPEHMQRAMRRTVRRFNTDTQGCDSRPSTGPSRRKRP, from the coding sequence ATGCAACGCACGACCGTGATCCAACAGGAGCGGTGGGACCTACGGGCCAAGGCCACATGGGGCAACGCCCCCGCAGGGCAGGATGTCGTCGCACTGCGCGCCGAGAACGATCAGCTGCGGCGGGCGCTGGCCAGCCGCGCGGTCATCGACCAGGCCCGCGGCATGGTGATGATCCTGACACCCTGCCACCGCGGGGCGGCCAGGAAACTACTGGTGGATGTCTCCCGGCAATGCGACACCCGCCTCCCGGAGGTGGCCGCGGCACTGATCGCCGCCTGGGAGGGCAAGCCTCTCCCGGAGCACATGCAGAGGGCGATGCGTCGTACGGTGCGGCGCTTCAACACGGATACCCAAGGGTGCGACTCACGGCCGTCGACCGGGCCGTCCAGGAGGAAGAGGCCATGA
- a CDS encoding sensor histidine kinase, which translates to MPLFCIALGLPSVLASAGESRVAEELVLSVAVAVPLLWRERRPMLVFALVTAIAVLMASTGSLHDASASADVARIVALFNVGRFGTPRQLLIALAISLMQLVAWAATLWSDGQPEYARRPEMLLLLGVVTVTAIAGLGLASRLVNVVIAALQKDKNQQARLAVAQERARVSREMHDILGHTLAVMVGLADGAAGLTETKPQRGAETLRIIADSGRGALAELRRLLAVIGDDNDRPHDAPLTPQPGLADLDPLIERVRAAGPSLTLSTDGDLTALAPGVQLAVYRIVQEALTNTLKYAAADTCISVRVAVDSETVHIDVEDTGPLRTARSRRRSAESGRGLVGIRERAAIYQGQVTAGPNREDGWSVHVRLFTTPPSL; encoded by the coding sequence GTGCCGCTGTTCTGCATCGCTCTGGGGCTGCCGTCCGTACTCGCCTCCGCCGGTGAATCCAGGGTCGCCGAAGAACTGGTCCTCTCCGTCGCTGTGGCCGTTCCGCTGCTGTGGCGGGAACGCAGGCCCATGCTGGTCTTCGCGCTCGTCACTGCCATCGCCGTGCTGATGGCCTCCACCGGGTCCCTCCATGACGCCAGCGCCAGTGCCGATGTCGCCCGCATCGTGGCCCTGTTCAACGTCGGCCGTTTCGGCACCCCCCGCCAGCTGCTGATCGCTCTGGCCATCTCCCTGATGCAGCTGGTCGCCTGGGCCGCCACGTTGTGGAGCGACGGTCAGCCGGAGTACGCCAGACGGCCGGAGATGCTGCTGCTGTTGGGCGTAGTGACGGTGACGGCCATCGCCGGCCTCGGCCTCGCCTCCCGACTGGTGAACGTCGTCATCGCGGCCCTTCAGAAGGACAAGAACCAGCAGGCCCGCCTCGCCGTCGCCCAGGAACGCGCCCGCGTCTCCCGGGAGATGCACGACATCCTCGGCCACACCCTCGCCGTGATGGTCGGCCTCGCCGACGGCGCCGCCGGCCTGACCGAGACCAAGCCCCAGCGCGGCGCCGAGACCCTGCGGATCATCGCCGACAGCGGCCGTGGCGCCCTCGCGGAGCTGCGCCGCCTGCTCGCCGTCATCGGCGACGACAACGACCGGCCACACGATGCCCCGCTCACCCCGCAACCCGGCCTGGCCGACCTCGATCCGCTGATCGAACGCGTCCGCGCCGCCGGACCGAGCCTCACCCTCAGCACAGACGGCGACCTCACCGCGCTGGCCCCCGGTGTCCAGCTCGCCGTCTACCGCATCGTCCAGGAAGCCCTCACCAACACCCTCAAGTACGCCGCCGCCGACACCTGCATCAGCGTCCGGGTAGCCGTCGACTCCGAGACAGTCCACATCGATGTCGAGGACACCGGCCCCCTCCGCACAGCCCGCTCCCGAAGGCGGAGCGCGGAAAGCGGCCGCGGTCTGGTCGGCATACGCGAGCGCGCGGCCATTTACCAGGGCCAGGTCACCGCCGGACCCAACCGTGAAGACGGCTGGAGCGTCCACGTCCGTCTCTTCACCACCCCGCCCTCCCTCTAG
- a CDS encoding SGNH/GDSL hydrolase family protein, producing MGPYARAGLAGIMSCGVLVTAVLIGRPDSTHANANEKRPHAGPYVALGDSYTSGPKIPRQSGTPAGCERSDHNYPAVVAHQLGVTATDFRDVSCSGATITDLTAPQKTSNGTNPAQLSALSTRTRLVTLGIGGNDIGFGSTVTKCVTMGAMYGAIGSDRVFSDDAPCKKQYVDGGADEVAQKIQASGRQLSATLAEIERRAPKARVYVVGYPAILPADGKGCGRELPLAPGDATYLHDKGQQLNTMLSRQAEAAGATYVDTYSPSVGHDACSAEKTRWIEPLRPSRPAAAVHPNAQGEQGMADAVLRAIGD from the coding sequence ATGGGACCGTATGCACGCGCAGGTCTGGCCGGGATCATGAGCTGCGGCGTTCTGGTCACCGCCGTCCTCATCGGCCGCCCGGACAGCACCCACGCCAACGCCAACGAGAAACGACCGCATGCCGGGCCCTACGTCGCTCTCGGCGACTCCTACACCTCCGGCCCGAAGATCCCCCGGCAGTCCGGGACACCGGCCGGCTGCGAACGTTCCGACCACAACTATCCCGCGGTGGTGGCACACCAACTCGGCGTCACAGCTACCGACTTCCGTGATGTCAGCTGCAGTGGCGCCACCATCACCGACCTCACCGCTCCGCAGAAGACGTCCAACGGCACCAATCCCGCCCAGCTTTCGGCCCTCTCGACGAGGACGCGGCTGGTCACTCTCGGCATCGGCGGCAACGACATCGGCTTCGGCTCGACGGTCACGAAATGCGTCACGATGGGCGCGATGTACGGTGCGATCGGCAGCGACAGAGTCTTCTCCGACGATGCGCCCTGCAAGAAGCAGTACGTCGACGGCGGCGCCGACGAAGTGGCACAGAAGATCCAGGCCAGTGGCCGACAGCTGTCCGCGACACTGGCCGAGATCGAACGGCGTGCGCCCAAGGCCCGGGTCTACGTCGTCGGCTATCCCGCGATCCTGCCCGCCGACGGCAAAGGCTGCGGGAGGGAACTGCCCCTCGCGCCCGGTGACGCGACCTATCTTCACGACAAGGGGCAACAGCTCAACACCATGCTGAGCAGGCAGGCCGAGGCCGCCGGAGCAACGTACGTCGACACCTACTCCCCCTCCGTCGGCCACGATGCCTGCTCCGCGGAGAAGACCCGCTGGATCGAGCCTCTGCGCCCCAGCCGCCCGGCCGCCGCCGTCCACCCGAACGCGCAGGGCGAGCAAGGCATGGCAGACGCCGTGCTCCGCGCCATCGGCGACTGA
- a CDS encoding MMPL family transporter, whose translation MATFLYRLGRLSFRRRRIVVMLWVAVLAAIGIGAMTAPGTSSGALSVPGTQSQKAIDLLHKEFPQASADGATARVVFEAPSGQKLTSAANKAEVVSLVAKLEKSPQVSGASDPFTSGLVSKSGTIAYAQVSYKVTQTDVSGAAHTVQTEVVAQGEKAGLKVSLGGNAVKNEATSKAAELIGVGVAAIVLMITFGSLIAAGLPLLTAILGVAAAILSITLATHFFDLASSATTLALMLGLAVAIDYALFIVSRYRNEIRDGHEPEEACGRALGTAGSAVVFAGLTVIVALSGLSVIGIAMLTSMGLASAFAVAVAVIIALTLVPAMLGFAGMRIMKGRLLTRRMKALERGEGEPMGVRWARFVTRNPVKVLAVSVAGLALLAIPTMSLEMALNDDSGKPPGSTQRVAYDTLSKGFGPGFNGPLTVVVDARDSGNPKAAAQDAYTMLGKLDDVAAVRPPSFNEAGDVALIGAVPKSAPTSAATKDLVGEIRDHGAALHQESGADLMVTGLTAVNIDVSTKLSDALIPYLAIVVGLALVLLLLVFRSIVIPLKAALGFLLSVVSTLGVLVAVFQWGWLKDLFGVDQTGPIVSLLPIVLIGVVFGLAMDYEVFLVSRMREEYVHGAEPTQAIVEGFRHSGRVVTAAAVIMVSVFSGFLLDSEALIKSIGLGLAAAVFIDAFVVRMTIVPAVMALLGHRSWTLPKWLDRILPNVDVEGEKLRHALEIEQAVSLPEPELAGVAARVPAGSNGHSAPHAVTGDHAPDVPDVPAPAPQAPGKARGLARLRQHAARGGDATVPAGATESEAPVRRKLLKNPLRRR comes from the coding sequence GTGGCCACCTTCCTCTATCGGCTCGGCCGACTGTCGTTCCGGCGACGACGCATCGTCGTGATGCTCTGGGTCGCCGTCCTGGCCGCCATCGGCATCGGCGCCATGACCGCGCCCGGCACCTCCTCGGGGGCCCTGAGCGTTCCAGGCACGCAATCGCAGAAGGCGATCGACCTGCTGCACAAGGAGTTCCCGCAGGCATCCGCCGACGGCGCCACCGCGCGGGTGGTGTTCGAGGCGCCCAGCGGGCAGAAACTCACCTCCGCCGCCAACAAGGCCGAGGTCGTGTCCTTGGTCGCGAAGCTGGAGAAGTCGCCGCAGGTGTCGGGCGCCTCCGATCCCTTCACCAGCGGCCTGGTCAGCAAGTCCGGCACCATCGCCTACGCCCAGGTGTCCTACAAGGTCACTCAGACCGACGTCAGCGGCGCGGCCCACACCGTCCAGACCGAGGTCGTGGCCCAGGGCGAGAAGGCCGGCCTGAAGGTGAGCCTGGGCGGCAACGCCGTCAAGAACGAGGCCACGAGCAAGGCGGCCGAGCTGATCGGTGTCGGGGTCGCCGCCATCGTCCTGATGATCACCTTCGGCTCGCTGATCGCAGCAGGACTGCCCCTGCTCACCGCGATCCTCGGGGTGGCCGCGGCCATCCTGTCCATCACGCTCGCCACGCACTTCTTCGACCTGGCCTCGTCCGCCACGACCCTGGCCCTGATGCTCGGCCTGGCCGTCGCCATCGACTACGCCCTGTTCATCGTCTCCCGCTACCGCAACGAGATCCGCGACGGCCACGAACCCGAGGAAGCGTGCGGACGCGCCCTGGGCACCGCCGGGTCCGCGGTTGTCTTCGCCGGCCTGACCGTGATCGTCGCACTGAGCGGCCTGAGCGTCATCGGCATCGCCATGCTCACCTCCATGGGCCTGGCCTCCGCCTTCGCGGTCGCCGTCGCCGTGATCATCGCGCTGACCCTGGTGCCCGCCATGCTCGGCTTCGCCGGTATGCGGATCATGAAGGGCAGGCTGCTCACCCGCCGTATGAAGGCACTGGAGCGCGGCGAGGGCGAGCCGATGGGCGTGCGCTGGGCGAGGTTCGTCACCCGCAACCCGGTCAAGGTGCTCGCCGTCTCGGTGGCCGGCCTGGCCCTGCTGGCCATCCCCACCATGTCCCTCGAGATGGCCCTGAACGACGACTCGGGGAAGCCTCCCGGCAGCACCCAGCGCGTCGCCTACGACACCCTCAGCAAGGGCTTCGGGCCCGGCTTCAACGGCCCGCTCACCGTGGTCGTCGACGCCCGGGACAGCGGCAATCCCAAGGCGGCCGCCCAGGACGCGTACACCATGCTGGGCAAGCTGGACGATGTCGCTGCTGTTCGTCCTCCCTCCTTCAACGAGGCGGGCGACGTGGCCCTGATCGGCGCCGTCCCCAAGAGCGCCCCGACCAGTGCAGCCACCAAGGACCTCGTGGGCGAGATCCGCGACCACGGCGCCGCCCTGCACCAGGAGTCCGGCGCCGACCTGATGGTCACCGGCCTGACCGCCGTCAACATCGACGTCAGCACCAAGCTCTCCGACGCCCTCATCCCCTACCTGGCCATCGTCGTCGGCCTGGCCCTGGTGCTGCTCCTGCTGGTCTTCCGGTCGATCGTGATCCCGCTCAAGGCCGCCCTGGGCTTCTTGCTCAGTGTGGTCTCGACCCTCGGTGTCCTGGTGGCGGTCTTCCAGTGGGGCTGGCTCAAGGACCTCTTCGGCGTCGACCAGACCGGACCCATCGTCAGCCTGCTGCCCATCGTGCTGATCGGCGTGGTGTTCGGTCTCGCCATGGACTACGAGGTCTTCCTCGTCTCCCGGATGCGGGAGGAGTACGTCCACGGCGCCGAACCCACGCAGGCCATCGTGGAGGGATTCCGGCACAGCGGCCGGGTGGTCACCGCCGCCGCGGTCATCATGGTCTCCGTCTTCTCCGGATTCCTCCTCGACTCCGAGGCGCTGATCAAGTCCATCGGCCTGGGGCTCGCCGCTGCCGTGTTCATCGACGCCTTCGTCGTCCGGATGACCATCGTCCCGGCGGTGATGGCCCTGCTTGGCCACCGCTCCTGGACCCTGCCGAAGTGGCTGGACCGCATCCTGCCGAACGTGGATGTCGAGGGCGAGAAACTGCGCCACGCGCTCGAAATCGAGCAGGCGGTCTCCCTGCCCGAGCCGGAACTCGCCGGTGTCGCCGCCAGGGTCCCCGCGGGCTCGAACGGCCACAGCGCCCCCCACGCCGTCACCGGCGACCACGCTCCCGATGTCCCGGACGTGCCGGCACCTGCCCCGCAGGCCCCAGGGAAGGCACGCGGACTGGCCAGGCTCAGGCAGCACGCGGCACGGGGCGGTGACGCCACCGTCCCCGCCGGCGCGACGGAGTCGGAGGCACCGGTCCGCAGGAAGCTGCTGAAGAACCCGCTGCGCAGGAGGTGA
- a CDS encoding response regulator transcription factor yields MTTVLIVDDQALQRLGFSMLLEQHPDLTLIGEATHGAEAVRKAAELKPDVVLMDVRMPGMDGIEATRRIIESGGRSRILVLTTFDLDEYAYDALRAGASGFLLKDAMPDELVAGIRAVAAGDAVISPGLTRKLIDAFSSRLPGHTPEQQRQLARLTNREREVLTAIASGWSNTEIAERLSLAESTVKSHVSSILTKTGVRDRVQAVIFAYDAGLVRPA; encoded by the coding sequence ATGACCACCGTGCTCATCGTCGACGACCAGGCCCTGCAACGCCTCGGCTTCAGCATGCTCCTGGAACAGCACCCCGACCTCACCCTCATCGGTGAAGCCACCCACGGCGCCGAAGCCGTCCGCAAGGCCGCCGAACTCAAGCCCGATGTCGTCCTCATGGACGTCCGCATGCCCGGCATGGACGGCATCGAGGCCACCAGACGCATCATCGAGTCCGGTGGCCGCTCCCGCATCCTGGTCCTGACCACCTTCGACCTCGACGAGTACGCCTACGACGCCCTGCGCGCCGGAGCCTCCGGGTTCCTGCTGAAGGACGCCATGCCGGACGAACTCGTGGCCGGCATCCGCGCGGTGGCCGCCGGAGACGCCGTCATCTCACCCGGTCTGACCCGCAAGCTCATCGACGCCTTCAGCAGCCGCCTGCCGGGCCACACGCCCGAACAGCAACGGCAGCTGGCCCGCCTCACCAACCGCGAACGAGAAGTTCTCACCGCCATCGCAAGCGGCTGGAGCAACACCGAGATCGCCGAACGCCTCTCCCTGGCCGAGTCCACCGTCAAGTCACACGTGAGCAGCATCCTCACCAAGACCGGGGTCCGGGACCGGGTCCAAGCCGTGATCTTCGCCTACGACGCCGGCCTCGTCAGGCCTGCCTGA
- a CDS encoding sensor histidine kinase — protein MNAPSAPTPAPRPDERQFLQTLTSDPEQRVIVSVVSRLASWRRADRAHPRFRRWGVPVFCFVGGSDAYLNPHNVGNPQLPLVLAFCVPLLWRERRPMLVFALTTAVSVVSLPLGVLTGAEFARVVALFNVGRHCTPRQLALATGVTLVQLAAWAYFFWRGRQLDYVTRPEPVTLMVMVAVMAFAALGLLLRLAYAYIDALKKQRDQQTRLATAQERARVSREMHDILGHTLAVIVGLADGAAALTETKPERGAQTLRIISASGRDALAELRRLLAVIGDDGDDGERPGQLHDVPLAPQPGLSDLDTLLDRVRATGPTIALHAHGDLTGLPPGLQLSAYRIIQEALTNTVKYAASGTSVHVSIAADPDTVRLTVEDTGPPRTPRARRVRTGSGRGLVGMRERAALYRGEVTTGPNPHGGWTVHATLIPNPPVNSPEKDHA, from the coding sequence GTGAACGCACCGAGTGCCCCCACTCCCGCCCCACGCCCGGACGAGCGCCAGTTCCTGCAGACCCTGACGAGCGATCCCGAACAGCGGGTGATCGTCTCGGTCGTCTCCCGGCTCGCGTCGTGGCGGCGGGCAGACCGGGCCCATCCCCGGTTCCGGCGGTGGGGGGTCCCGGTCTTCTGCTTCGTGGGCGGCAGCGACGCGTACCTCAATCCCCACAACGTCGGCAATCCCCAACTGCCCCTCGTCCTCGCCTTCTGCGTCCCGCTGCTGTGGCGGGAACGCCGCCCCATGCTGGTCTTCGCCCTCACCACGGCCGTTTCCGTCGTGTCCCTTCCTCTGGGGGTGCTGACCGGCGCCGAGTTCGCCCGGGTGGTCGCCCTCTTCAATGTCGGCCGTCACTGCACCCCGCGTCAGCTGGCCCTCGCCACCGGCGTCACCCTCGTACAACTCGCCGCATGGGCCTACTTCTTCTGGCGCGGCCGGCAGCTGGACTACGTCACCCGTCCGGAGCCCGTGACACTGATGGTGATGGTCGCCGTAATGGCGTTCGCCGCATTGGGCCTGCTCCTGCGGCTGGCCTACGCCTACATCGACGCCCTGAAGAAGCAACGCGACCAACAGACCCGTCTGGCCACCGCGCAGGAACGCGCCCGCGTCTCCCGCGAGATGCACGACATCCTCGGCCACACCCTCGCCGTCATCGTCGGCCTCGCCGACGGCGCCGCCGCCCTCACCGAGACCAAGCCCGAACGCGGCGCCCAGACACTCCGCATCATCAGCGCCAGCGGCCGCGACGCCCTGGCCGAACTGCGCCGCCTGCTCGCCGTCATCGGCGACGACGGCGACGACGGCGAACGCCCAGGCCAGTTGCACGACGTCCCGCTCGCCCCGCAGCCCGGACTCTCCGACCTGGACACACTGCTCGACCGGGTCCGCGCCACCGGCCCCACCATCGCCCTGCACGCACACGGCGACCTCACCGGCCTGCCCCCTGGGCTCCAGCTGTCCGCCTACCGCATCATCCAGGAGGCCCTGACCAACACCGTCAAGTACGCCGCCTCCGGTACCTCGGTCCACGTCTCCATCGCCGCCGACCCCGACACCGTCCGCCTCACGGTCGAGGACACCGGTCCGCCCCGTACCCCGCGTGCACGCCGTGTCCGGACGGGCAGCGGCCGCGGGCTGGTCGGCATGCGTGAGCGCGCCGCCCTCTACCGGGGCGAGGTCACCACCGGCCCCAACCCCCACGGCGGTTGGACCGTCCACGCCACCCTCATCCCCAACCCGCCGGTCAACTCCCCCGAGAAGGACCACGCTTGA
- a CDS encoding PRC-barrel domain-containing protein — protein sequence MIHAADVREWRNRDVVDTESHKIGVLEAVYVDTTTDEPAMATVRTGLPSRRRLIFVPLDDATAGPDYLKVGYDRKLVKQAPSIGTDDVLPAEQEEAIFKHYGLPYEPGAAGERQLARR from the coding sequence ATGATTCACGCAGCCGACGTCCGGGAATGGCGCAATCGCGACGTCGTCGACACCGAGTCGCACAAGATCGGTGTCCTGGAGGCCGTCTATGTGGACACCACCACCGACGAGCCGGCCATGGCCACGGTACGAACCGGACTGCCGAGCCGGCGGCGGCTGATCTTCGTCCCTCTCGATGACGCGACCGCCGGGCCGGACTATCTCAAAGTCGGCTATGACAGGAAGCTGGTCAAGCAGGCCCCTTCGATCGGCACCGACGATGTCCTGCCCGCCGAGCAGGAGGAAGCAATCTTCAAGCACTACGGACTGCCGTACGAGCCCGGTGCGGCCGGCGAACGACAACTGGCGCGCCGCTGA
- a CDS encoding STAS domain-containing protein translates to MPFPQLTVHRRDRRNRALITLAGEIDRESAPLVRTSLARCLQDGIRTVDVDLTPVTFCDCSGLNVFLDAAQKTAEAGGTLRLHHPPPILGRILDLTGCGFLLLSPRLGNLAPRLGDVPVTTAQAPLYRPVPLASVLSGDAR, encoded by the coding sequence ATGCCCTTCCCACAGCTCACCGTCCACCGCCGTGATCGACGAAACCGGGCGCTGATCACCCTGGCCGGTGAGATCGACCGGGAATCAGCCCCGCTGGTGCGCACTTCACTGGCGCGGTGCCTGCAGGACGGCATCCGCACCGTCGATGTCGACCTCACACCCGTCACCTTCTGCGACTGCAGTGGCCTCAACGTCTTCCTGGACGCCGCGCAGAAGACCGCCGAGGCGGGCGGAACCCTGCGACTGCACCACCCGCCACCGATACTGGGCCGGATACTCGACCTCACCGGCTGCGGGTTCCTGCTCCTCAGCCCGCGGCTCGGGAATCTGGCACCTCGTCTCGGGGATGTCCCGGTCACGACCGCCCAAGCCCCGCTGTACCGGCCCGTTCCCCTGGCCTCCGTCCTCTCGGGTGATGCCCGGTGA
- a CDS encoding GAF and ANTAR domain-containing protein: protein MNQQLLAKTFVELADNLVADFDLIDFLRLLTDRCVGLLGASAAGVLLADRDGELRVMAASDEQVRLLELFQLQNDEGPCLECFRTGIPVIVPDLTRELDRWPRFVTAAHRGGFGAVQALPMRLRDEVVGALNLFRAAPGPFDPAGTLVAQALADVATISLLQQRTTQRSNVLNQQLQTALNSRVLIEQAKGKLAERQGIDMERAFTALRGYARAHNRRLSDLARAFIDDSEPFPGLGS from the coding sequence ATGAATCAGCAGCTCCTGGCCAAGACCTTCGTCGAGCTGGCGGACAACCTGGTCGCCGACTTCGATCTGATCGACTTCCTGCGCCTGCTCACCGACCGCTGCGTAGGGCTCCTCGGCGCGAGTGCGGCCGGGGTGCTGCTCGCGGACCGCGACGGCGAACTGCGCGTGATGGCCGCCTCCGACGAACAGGTACGCCTGCTGGAACTCTTCCAGCTCCAGAACGACGAAGGCCCCTGCCTGGAGTGCTTCCGCACCGGCATACCCGTGATCGTCCCCGACCTGACCCGGGAGCTCGACCGCTGGCCACGCTTCGTCACAGCGGCCCACCGCGGCGGCTTCGGGGCGGTCCAGGCGCTGCCCATGCGCCTGCGGGACGAGGTCGTCGGCGCCCTGAACCTCTTCCGCGCCGCCCCCGGGCCCTTCGACCCGGCAGGCACACTCGTCGCCCAGGCCCTGGCCGATGTCGCCACCATCAGTCTCCTGCAACAACGCACCACCCAGCGCAGCAACGTCCTCAACCAACAGCTGCAGACCGCACTCAACAGCCGCGTACTGATCGAACAGGCCAAGGGCAAACTCGCCGAACGTCAGGGCATCGACATGGAACGGGCGTTCACCGCGCTGCGTGGTTATGCCCGCGCCCACAACCGCCGCCTGTCCGACCTGGCCCGCGCGTTCATCGACGACTCCGAACCCTTCCCCGGCCTGGGATCCTGA
- a CDS encoding DedA family protein has translation MNAFSDMLGHLSPAAAYTMVAAAVLAESVLLVGAFVPTLTLLLTAGALARTGQVNLLLVIAAAAGAVVAGDFLAHRTGRLLGDQLRGGRIGRRIPVAAWHQAEMLMTRHGGRAVFLARFVPVVRTLAPHSAGATRLPYRRIAPYSVVAACVWATAEAGVGYAAATSVQRVLTLGGPALALVAVMAIGGWLLWRRRRRSSTAPREAASEPATTSSGHGQAGLTRPAS, from the coding sequence GTGAACGCGTTCTCCGACATGCTCGGCCACCTCTCGCCGGCCGCGGCGTACACGATGGTGGCCGCCGCGGTCCTGGCCGAGTCGGTCCTTCTCGTCGGTGCTTTCGTCCCGACACTGACCCTGCTCCTGACCGCCGGCGCGCTGGCCCGCACCGGCCAGGTCAACCTTCTTCTCGTCATCGCAGCCGCAGCCGGTGCCGTGGTGGCGGGTGACTTCCTCGCCCATCGCACCGGCAGACTCCTCGGCGATCAGCTGCGCGGAGGTCGCATAGGCCGTCGGATACCGGTCGCCGCCTGGCATCAGGCCGAGATGCTGATGACGCGCCACGGCGGCCGAGCGGTTTTCCTGGCCCGCTTCGTGCCGGTGGTACGCACCCTCGCCCCGCACTCCGCGGGCGCCACCCGCCTGCCCTACCGGCGCATCGCTCCCTACAGCGTCGTCGCCGCATGTGTGTGGGCCACAGCGGAAGCGGGTGTCGGATACGCCGCCGCGACGTCTGTGCAGCGCGTCCTCACTCTGGGCGGCCCTGCTCTCGCCCTGGTCGCTGTGATGGCGATCGGGGGCTGGCTGCTGTGGCGAAGAAGGCGACGATCCTCTACGGCGCCCCGGGAAGCGGCGTCCGAGCCCGCCACCACGTCCTCCGGCCATGGTCAGGCAGGCCTGACGAGGCCGGCGTCGTAG